In the genome of marine bacterium B5-7, one region contains:
- the secD gene encoding protein translocase subunit SecD, whose amino-acid sequence MQNRYPWWKSALVIVLTIIGLIYAAPNLYGDDPSIQLSGVHGARVDTHIIDTVKNTLTTEDLTAKSIKIVNDNLIVIRFKEVNTQLKARDFLKAALGHDYTVALNLAPATPHWLNSFGAGPMKLGLDLRGGVHFLLAVDVDSVIAKREAEQLRGIARALRKQRIRYSGVAKPKHAEGMVIHFRDVASLHQAMDYLKNDYRQFIFTENTDKGFVLTAHFQPDALTKMQQEVVDQTMTVLRNRVNELGIAEPVIQQQGKGRISVDLPGIQDAAQAKRILGGTATLEFHLVDSTHDVSTALAGTVPAGTRVYRMSNGTPLLLLNQILLKGSDITSATSSYGQDGRPSVSLAVSGADVSYFSKVTRDSVGQRMAIVYVETKNQSKLVNGKVINRAQKVERVISAPTIQSALGANFEITGITDPQEAKNLALLLRAGALPANIYPIAETTVGPSLGKDNIHKGVLSVEIGFLIIVVFMGLYYRLMGMFANLALAANLILTVAALSMMGATLTLPGIAGLVLAVGMAVDANVLINERIREELRNGMSAQAAIHVGYEKAFITIVDANVTTLIVAVVLFAIGSGSVKGFAVTLMIGLVISMFTAITGTRALVNWVYGGKQLKNISIGI is encoded by the coding sequence ATGCAAAATCGTTACCCCTGGTGGAAAAGCGCGCTGGTGATTGTGTTAACAATCATCGGCTTGATTTATGCAGCACCTAATTTATACGGTGACGATCCCTCGATTCAACTTTCTGGTGTTCATGGTGCGCGTGTGGATACACACATCATTGATACAGTGAAAAACACCTTAACCACAGAAGATCTCACGGCGAAATCAATTAAAATTGTGAACGACAATTTAATCGTGATACGTTTTAAAGAAGTGAATACGCAGCTGAAAGCCCGGGATTTTTTAAAGGCTGCGCTGGGGCATGATTATACGGTGGCATTAAACTTAGCGCCGGCGACGCCGCATTGGCTTAATAGCTTTGGTGCGGGACCCATGAAGTTGGGACTGGATTTGCGTGGTGGCGTACACTTTTTGTTAGCAGTTGATGTTGACTCGGTGATTGCGAAACGTGAAGCAGAACAATTACGTGGTATTGCGCGTGCATTGCGTAAACAACGCATTCGTTACAGTGGCGTGGCAAAACCGAAACACGCAGAAGGTATGGTCATTCATTTCCGTGATGTGGCTAGCTTGCATCAGGCGATGGATTATCTAAAAAATGACTATCGTCAATTTATTTTCACAGAAAATACGGATAAAGGCTTTGTGTTAACAGCGCATTTCCAACCGGATGCCTTAACGAAAATGCAGCAAGAAGTGGTGGATCAAACCATGACTGTGTTACGTAATCGTGTCAATGAGTTAGGTATTGCAGAGCCGGTCATTCAGCAACAGGGTAAAGGTCGTATTTCTGTTGATTTGCCGGGTATTCAAGATGCTGCGCAAGCAAAACGTATTTTGGGTGGTACGGCAACGCTGGAATTCCATTTAGTTGATAGCACGCATGATGTGAGCACGGCGCTAGCGGGTACCGTGCCAGCCGGCACACGTGTGTATCGTATGAGTAATGGCACGCCGTTATTGTTACTTAACCAAATACTATTGAAAGGGAGTGATATCACTTCTGCGACGTCTAGTTATGGTCAAGATGGTCGTCCTTCCGTGAGTTTGGCGGTGAGTGGTGCGGACGTCAGCTATTTTAGTAAAGTGACGCGCGATAGTGTAGGCCAGCGTATGGCAATCGTGTACGTAGAAACGAAGAATCAAAGTAAGTTGGTGAATGGTAAGGTGATAAACCGCGCACAAAAAGTAGAGCGCGTAATTAGTGCACCGACTATTCAAAGTGCTTTAGGCGCGAACTTCGAAATTACAGGGATCACTGACCCACAGGAAGCAAAAAACTTAGCTTTATTGCTGCGTGCGGGTGCATTGCCTGCGAATATTTATCCGATTGCAGAAACCACTGTTGGTCCTAGCCTTGGTAAAGACAACATTCATAAAGGTGTCTTGTCGGTTGAAATCGGTTTCTTGATTATTGTCGTGTTTATGGGTTTGTATTATCGCTTGATGGGCATGTTTGCGAATCTAGCGCTGGCAGCAAATTTAATACTAACCGTGGCTGCTTTATCAATGATGGGCGCGACCTTAACTTTGCCGGGGATTGCCGGTTTGGTACTCGCGGTCGGCATGGCGGTGGATGCTAATGTATTGATTAACGAGCGTATTCGCGAAGAATTACGTAATGGTATGTCCGCACAAGCGGCGATTCATGTCGGGTATGAAAAAGCGTTTATCACGATTGTTGATGCGAACGTCACCACCTTAATTGTGGCCGTCGTATTATTTGCGATTGGTTCTGGTTCCGTGAAAGGCTTTGCGGTGACGCTGATGATTGGTCTGGTGATTTCCATGTTTACGGCGATTACTGGTACGCGGGCATTGGTGAATTGGGTTTATGGTGGCAAACAATTGAAAAATATTTCGATTGGGATTTAG
- a CDS encoding ATPase, producing the protein MKPFQPIENKEFIGRSRERKQLCKIGQSDEAEIVVLYGRRRVGKTELLEQCYRERNLLKFEGLEGQPSQVQMASVMDDLARYTEQPLLSQVQVQTWKDVFHHIYTHTQSGTWTIYFEELQWLAEYKDDFISILKFAWDNWFRRNPNLLMILCGSSPSFMIQHVMHSRSLYNRSQHEMHLQPLSLQEAAAYMGDKYSKQDIMDAYLTVGGIPLYLKQLKQDSSIWLSLCQSGFVQDAFFSKEHARIFVSSMSDDPNYKKVIAYLAKKPHATRADILKHLKISSGGGVTALLNDLELCGLMRKYAPVFSGKESRLARYAIDDPYLHFYYQFIASQQKAITQGKFNDDPTMGITHQKYQQWLGYAFERFCQRYAHRIAERLGFSAVQYDSGAYYNRSTSKDDPGYQIDLVYDRADNVLTVCEIKYLKDKVPSKVIVEFEKKLARLDMKKERTIHKVLITMNGAEQSVINDGYFDRILTVDDFF; encoded by the coding sequence ATGAAACCATTCCAACCCATTGAAAATAAAGAATTTATCGGCCGTTCGCGAGAGCGCAAACAACTGTGCAAAATCGGCCAATCAGATGAGGCTGAAATAGTCGTGCTGTATGGCCGTCGACGCGTTGGCAAAACAGAGTTGCTGGAACAGTGCTACAGAGAGAGAAATTTGCTCAAGTTTGAGGGGCTTGAGGGTCAACCCAGCCAGGTGCAAATGGCCAGCGTGATGGATGATTTGGCGCGCTATACGGAACAACCTTTACTTTCCCAGGTGCAGGTACAAACCTGGAAAGATGTATTTCACCATATTTATACACACACGCAGTCTGGTACATGGACGATTTACTTCGAAGAGCTGCAATGGCTGGCAGAATATAAAGATGACTTTATCAGTATATTGAAATTTGCCTGGGACAATTGGTTTCGTCGTAACCCTAATTTACTGATGATTTTATGTGGTTCTTCTCCATCCTTTATGATTCAGCATGTGATGCACTCACGCTCGCTTTACAATCGTTCGCAACATGAAATGCATTTGCAGCCGCTTAGTTTACAAGAAGCCGCTGCGTACATGGGAGATAAATATAGCAAACAAGATATAATGGATGCGTATTTAACTGTGGGAGGAATTCCTCTTTACCTTAAGCAATTAAAACAAGATTCTTCTATTTGGCTAAGCCTCTGTCAAAGTGGTTTTGTGCAGGATGCATTTTTTAGCAAAGAGCATGCACGTATTTTTGTGAGCAGCATGAGCGATGATCCGAATTATAAAAAAGTTATTGCTTACTTAGCGAAGAAACCGCATGCGACACGCGCAGATATTTTAAAACACCTTAAAATAAGCTCTGGCGGTGGTGTAACTGCCTTGCTTAATGATTTAGAATTATGTGGGTTGATGCGAAAATATGCCCCGGTATTTTCGGGGAAAGAGAGTCGACTTGCGCGTTATGCGATTGATGATCCCTATTTGCATTTTTATTACCAATTTATTGCGTCACAACAAAAAGCGATCACCCAGGGAAAGTTTAATGATGATCCTACCATGGGCATCACGCATCAAAAATACCAGCAATGGTTGGGTTATGCCTTTGAACGTTTTTGTCAGCGTTATGCACATAGGATAGCAGAACGTTTAGGTTTTTCTGCTGTGCAATATGATTCAGGTGCTTATTATAATCGTAGTACCTCGAAAGATGATCCGGGTTATCAAATAGATCTCGTCTACGATCGTGCGGATAATGTGTTAACGGTGTGTGAAATTAAATATTTAAAAGACAAGGTGCCGAGCAAAGTGATTGTTGAGTTTGAAAAAAAATTAGCACGGCTCGATATGAAAAAAGAAAGGACTATCCACAAAGTGCTGATCACGATGAATGGTGCAGAGCAAAGCGTGATAAACGATGGTTATTTCGATCGGATTCTTACCGTGGATGATTTTTTCTGA
- the yajC gene encoding preprotein translocase subunit YajC has product MSATHAAAQAQQGSGFFMVMLGVILVFYLFLWRSQSKRTKAQKDLLSGLAKGDEVVTTGGIAGCISSLDDNFVILKIAAQVEINIQRAAIANCLPKGTLKIS; this is encoded by the coding sequence ATGAGTGCTACTCACGCCGCTGCACAAGCGCAACAAGGTTCTGGTTTTTTTATGGTGATGCTAGGCGTCATTTTGGTATTTTATTTATTCTTGTGGCGCTCACAAAGCAAGCGCACAAAAGCGCAAAAGGATTTATTGTCAGGCTTGGCAAAAGGTGATGAAGTGGTGACAACGGGTGGGATTGCCGGTTGCATCAGTTCCCTAGACGACAACTTCGTCATATTGAAAATTGCGGCACAAGTTGAAATCAATATTCAACGTGCTGCGATTGCGAACTGCTTGCCAAAAGGCACATTGAAAATCTCGTAA
- the tgt gene encoding queuine tRNA-ribosyltransferase, with product MKFDLLKTDQQARRGRLTFARGVVETPTFMPVGTYGTVKAMTPERIQEIGAQIILGNTFHLMLRPGAEIIRQHGDLHDFMQWQGPILTDSGGFQVFSLGALRKLNEQGVIFQSPVNGSRVELTPEKSMEVQRALGSDIVMIFDECTPYPADHETAKKSMELSLRWAQRSRDAHGDNPSALFGIVQGGMHEDLRKQSLAGLTGIGFDGYAIGGLSVGEPKDDMFRVLDFLTSDMPADKPRYLMGVGKPEDLVEGVLRGVDMFDCVMPTRNARNGTLFISTGVVKIRNSANRTDTGPLDADCACYTCQHYSRAYLHHLDRCNEMLGAQLNTIHNLHYYQQLMQGLREAIENGTLQTFVKTFYAKRSS from the coding sequence ATGAAATTTGACCTACTCAAAACAGACCAACAAGCTCGCCGAGGGCGGCTGACCTTTGCCCGTGGCGTGGTAGAAACACCCACGTTCATGCCAGTCGGCACTTACGGCACTGTAAAAGCGATGACGCCGGAACGCATCCAAGAGATTGGTGCGCAGATTATCTTGGGCAATACCTTCCATTTAATGTTACGTCCCGGTGCGGAGATTATTCGTCAGCACGGCGATTTGCATGACTTTATGCAATGGCAGGGGCCGATCCTGACGGACTCTGGTGGCTTTCAAGTCTTTAGCTTGGGTGCTTTGCGCAAACTGAATGAGCAGGGCGTGATTTTTCAATCACCAGTCAACGGCAGTCGCGTTGAATTAACACCTGAAAAATCGATGGAAGTGCAGCGCGCTTTGGGATCGGATATCGTGATGATCTTCGATGAATGCACGCCGTATCCTGCCGATCATGAAACCGCAAAAAAATCTATGGAACTTTCCTTGCGCTGGGCGCAGCGTTCACGTGATGCACATGGGGATAACCCGTCGGCGTTGTTTGGGATCGTGCAGGGCGGCATGCATGAAGATTTACGCAAACAATCGCTCGCAGGTTTAACGGGTATTGGTTTTGACGGTTATGCGATTGGTGGATTGTCTGTGGGTGAGCCCAAAGATGACATGTTTCGCGTGCTGGATTTTTTAACGAGTGACATGCCTGCTGATAAACCGCGTTATTTAATGGGGGTGGGTAAGCCAGAAGATTTGGTGGAAGGGGTGTTGCGCGGTGTAGATATGTTTGATTGCGTGATGCCAACGCGTAATGCACGCAATGGGACTTTGTTTATCAGCACAGGTGTGGTCAAAATTCGTAACAGCGCAAATCGCACTGATACGGGACCGTTGGATGCAGATTGTGCATGTTATACCTGTCAGCATTATTCTCGCGCTTATTTGCATCACCTCGATCGTTGTAACGAAATGTTAGGCGCGCAATTGAACACTATTCATAACTTACATTACTACCAACAATTGATGCAGGGATTGCGTGAAGCGATAGAAAACGGTACATTGCAGACCTTTGTTAAAACATTCTACGCGAAGAGGTCCTCATGA
- a CDS encoding tRNA-modifying protein YgfZ codes for MSIIPYTHYHCEGEDTETFLQGQLTADIAALAVGEDVLAAHCNPKGRVVSLWRVLKRDDGFVLRVPSALAETAMNNLKKFMLRAKVRIAVIDKETPHQVRGDSGSAQDNSVAELIQQGIPEIFPETSEQFTPHDINLPSLGAVSFNKGCYIGQEIVARMHFLGKIKQHMRCAAVVVSATPGDVVMNDQQQAVGKVVLSDGEQALCVVKDAALETPLFLHEVAMTWQALPYSVKD; via the coding sequence ATGTCAATCATTCCATACACCCACTATCACTGCGAAGGTGAAGATACAGAAACCTTTCTGCAAGGGCAATTAACAGCAGATATCGCTGCACTTGCCGTGGGCGAAGATGTGCTGGCTGCACATTGTAATCCTAAAGGGCGCGTCGTGAGTTTGTGGCGTGTGTTGAAACGTGACGATGGCTTTGTATTGCGCGTGCCCAGTGCATTGGCAGAAACAGCTATGAATAATCTTAAGAAATTCATGTTACGTGCGAAGGTTCGTATCGCGGTGATCGATAAGGAGACCCCGCATCAAGTGCGGGGTGACAGTGGTAGCGCACAGGATAACAGCGTCGCGGAACTCATCCAGCAAGGGATCCCTGAAATTTTTCCTGAAACCAGCGAACAATTCACGCCGCACGATATTAATTTACCGAGCCTAGGTGCTGTCAGTTTTAATAAAGGTTGTTACATCGGCCAAGAGATTGTTGCGCGCATGCATTTCTTAGGGAAAATCAAACAGCATATGCGATGTGCGGCTGTTGTTGTTTCTGCAACACCTGGTGATGTCGTGATGAATGATCAACAGCAAGCTGTTGGAAAAGTGGTTCTGTCTGATGGCGAACAAGCATTGTGCGTCGTGAAAGATGCGGCGCTTGAGACGCCCCTTTTCTTGCATGAGGTTGCAATGACTTGGCAAGCGTTGCCTTATTCAGTAAAAGATTAG
- the secF gene encoding protein-export membrane protein SecF — translation MEFFKKTSIDFMGLRKWCAVLSVLMFVVSIAGLAKYGLNLGLDFTGGTQIQVAYKKPADLSDVRAQLAQAHFDEAVVTSYGDTHNALVKVGQRDDMSQQQLSAAIIKALPGAALQSVEFIGPQVGHELATNGTMALLIAMLITGIYIALRFEWRLAVSSTVALIHDPIIILGFFAIFQEEFDLTALAALLTILGYSLNDTVVVFDRVRENFRKVRKATPAEIINLSVNQTLSRTIMTSALTFMAVLALYLYGGPKIHSFSLAFIIGIIVGTYSSIYVAGALSVALGLTRADLIPKAKPTFEEG, via the coding sequence ATGGAATTTTTTAAAAAGACATCGATTGATTTTATGGGGCTCCGTAAATGGTGCGCTGTACTGTCTGTGTTGATGTTCGTGGTGTCGATTGCAGGTCTTGCGAAGTATGGCTTAAATCTGGGTTTAGATTTTACGGGTGGGACACAAATTCAGGTGGCCTATAAAAAACCGGCAGATTTATCCGATGTGCGCGCGCAATTAGCGCAGGCGCATTTTGATGAAGCGGTTGTTACCAGTTATGGCGATACCCATAACGCTTTAGTGAAAGTGGGCCAACGTGATGATATGAGCCAGCAGCAACTAAGCGCAGCTATTATCAAAGCATTGCCAGGTGCTGCATTGCAGAGTGTGGAGTTTATCGGGCCGCAAGTCGGGCATGAGCTAGCCACCAACGGAACAATGGCTTTATTAATTGCGATGTTAATTACAGGGATCTACATTGCGCTGCGCTTTGAGTGGCGTTTAGCGGTAAGTTCTACTGTGGCATTGATTCATGATCCGATTATTATTCTCGGATTTTTCGCGATTTTCCAAGAAGAGTTTGATTTAACGGCCTTAGCTGCGCTGCTGACTATCTTAGGGTATTCACTCAATGATACCGTCGTGGTTTTTGATCGGGTGCGTGAAAACTTTCGTAAGGTGCGTAAAGCAACGCCCGCAGAAATTATTAACTTGTCGGTTAACCAAACTTTGTCACGAACCATCATGACATCGGCACTGACTTTCATGGCTGTATTGGCACTCTATCTTTACGGTGGACCGAAAATACATTCTTTCTCGTTGGCGTTTATCATCGGGATCATTGTGGGTACTTACTCATCGATCTACGTTGCCGGCGCACTTTCTGTTGCGCTAGGTCTGACGCGCGCTGATTTGATTCCTAAAGCCAAGCCGACTTTCGAAGAAGGCTAG